A stretch of Paludisphaera borealis DNA encodes these proteins:
- a CDS encoding 2-oxo acid dehydrogenase subunit E2, giving the protein MLETPMRMPDLATTGSPMTLIRILATVGDAVTRGQTILEVETDKAVMNVESTVDGVLKSLAVEEGAEVVAGQVVAVFEVRQSGSAASIIQNVAPAPVLRASTATAVAKSPPAPVVATSDRVSFFARNRARREKAGASRWTRSLTLSVVERVVARRTQASKQTVPHFYLQTSVNAEGLVKRRAAAEASKPVWDAFFVIAAARALREHPRFGYRFDDDKLTPHGEGAIGVAVDLDGDLYTIAVDDPTGQDVEQVSDSIRAQVDRLKTGDPRGRQARPTSLTISNLGGSNVETFTAVVNTPEAAILAVGKIMPSAVVVDGQVVVQNRVNLTLSVDHRVAGGKAAAGFLGAIVRELESF; this is encoded by the coding sequence ATGTTGGAAACCCCCATGCGGATGCCCGACCTGGCGACGACCGGGTCGCCGATGACCTTGATCCGAATTCTCGCGACGGTCGGCGACGCCGTCACGCGCGGTCAGACGATCCTGGAAGTCGAGACCGACAAGGCGGTGATGAACGTCGAGTCGACCGTCGACGGCGTCTTGAAGAGTCTCGCCGTCGAAGAAGGCGCCGAAGTCGTCGCCGGCCAGGTCGTCGCGGTCTTCGAAGTCAGGCAGTCCGGCTCGGCTGCTTCGATTATACAGAATGTCGCCCCCGCGCCGGTCTTGCGGGCGTCGACCGCAACTGCTGTCGCGAAGAGTCCGCCCGCGCCGGTCGTCGCGACGTCCGACCGAGTCTCGTTTTTCGCTCGCAACCGGGCGCGGCGAGAAAAGGCCGGGGCGTCGCGCTGGACGCGATCATTGACGCTCAGCGTGGTCGAGCGGGTCGTCGCGCGTCGGACGCAGGCGAGTAAGCAGACTGTCCCGCATTTTTACCTTCAGACGTCGGTGAACGCTGAAGGTTTGGTGAAGCGTCGCGCCGCGGCCGAGGCCAGTAAGCCGGTCTGGGACGCCTTTTTCGTGATCGCCGCGGCCCGGGCTCTCAGGGAGCACCCGCGATTCGGCTATCGCTTCGACGACGATAAGCTGACGCCCCACGGCGAGGGGGCGATCGGCGTGGCCGTCGATCTTGACGGCGATCTCTACACGATCGCGGTCGACGATCCAACCGGCCAGGACGTCGAGCAGGTCTCCGATTCGATCCGCGCACAGGTCGATCGGCTCAAGACCGGCGACCCCCGGGGGAGGCAGGCGCGGCCGACGAGCTTGACCATCTCGAACCTCGGCGGCTCGAACGTCGAAACCTTTACGGCCGTCGTCAATACGCCCGAGGCGGCGATTCTCGCCGTCGGCAAGATCATGCCCTCGGCCGTCGTCGTCGACGGTCAAGTCGTGGTCCAGAACCGCGTGAACCTGACGCTCTCGGTCGATCATCGCGTCGCCGGCGGCAAGGCCGCGGCGGGCTTCCTCGGCGCAATCGTCCGAGAACTCGAATCCTTCTAA
- a CDS encoding thiamine pyrophosphate-dependent dehydrogenase E1 component subunit alpha — protein MPHPTESLGEHAQHLLDRYPAPFLLGLYERMVVIREFEEGVKFLFLEGSMPGTIHQCQGQEATAVGVCSALEEGDFITSTFRGHGHALAKGLSVESLLFELFGASTGCCKGKGGSMHVGDMDKGMVPGIAIVGGGIPLAAGMALAYKMRKEPRVVACFFGDGAVAEGAFHEGVNLAAIWDLPVVFVCENNLYGASTRVDLVMRNERIAERAATYGIRGQTVDGNDVLAVHQATLTAVDECRHGKGPVLLELLTYRRTGHSRRDPCHYQPQDERDTWLQRDPIDRFGGLLIELGVAAAGALDQIRADVQTRFQDAVVEARHQPLPTLADLTTDVLA, from the coding sequence ATGCCCCATCCCACCGAATCACTCGGCGAACACGCGCAACATCTCCTCGACCGCTACCCCGCCCCGTTCCTGCTTGGGCTCTACGAGCGGATGGTCGTGATCCGCGAGTTCGAGGAAGGGGTCAAGTTCCTGTTCCTCGAAGGCTCGATGCCCGGCACGATCCACCAGTGCCAGGGCCAGGAGGCCACGGCCGTCGGCGTTTGCTCGGCGCTTGAAGAAGGCGACTTCATCACCTCGACCTTTCGCGGCCACGGCCACGCTCTGGCCAAGGGGCTGTCGGTCGAGTCGCTCCTTTTCGAGCTTTTCGGCGCATCGACCGGCTGTTGCAAAGGCAAGGGGGGCTCGATGCACGTCGGCGACATGGACAAGGGGATGGTTCCCGGCATCGCCATCGTCGGCGGGGGAATCCCCCTGGCCGCCGGCATGGCCCTGGCCTACAAGATGCGCAAGGAGCCGCGCGTGGTCGCCTGCTTCTTCGGCGACGGCGCGGTGGCCGAGGGGGCGTTTCACGAAGGCGTCAACCTCGCGGCGATCTGGGACCTGCCGGTCGTGTTCGTCTGCGAGAACAACCTGTACGGGGCCTCGACCCGCGTCGACCTGGTGATGCGGAACGAGCGGATCGCCGAGCGCGCGGCGACCTACGGCATTCGCGGCCAGACGGTCGACGGCAACGACGTGCTGGCCGTCCACCAGGCCACTCTCACCGCCGTCGACGAGTGCCGTCACGGCAAGGGGCCGGTGCTGCTCGAACTGCTCACCTACCGCCGCACCGGCCATTCCCGCCGCGATCCGTGCCACTACCAACCTCAGGACGAGCGAGATACGTGGCTTCAGCGCGATCCGATCGACCGCTTCGGCGGCCTCCTGATCGAACTCGGCGTGGCCGCCGCCGGAGCGCTCGACCAGATCCGCGCCGACGTCCAAACTCGGTTTCAGGACGCGGTCGTCGAGGCTCGCCACCAGCCGTTGCCGACGCTCGCCGATCTGACGACCGACGTCCTCGCCTGA